The Heyndrickxia vini genome contains a region encoding:
- a CDS encoding GNAT family N-acetyltransferase produces MENITFNHIYTLGNIVFENEIYKHYHYPEMLVRYDSNFLAFKKMPSIDEFKAAFTYLRNYHMKHGQSHVKFTFPENQKPPEGFLEYLNDNDFLYGYNELYEIQPDQFPRLKDNPDININPVTAENLDAFLTLQYTFDEEYGEEFAKQKVALHNRNFKDEQIMQVLAYYRGLPAGSVDIIISEDTAEIDQLSVLDTMQRKGIGGRLQKFVMDHFPQKTIILVADGNDTPREMYQKQNYQYVGFKYECIKVFE; encoded by the coding sequence ATGGAAAATATAACGTTTAACCATATTTATACGCTTGGCAATATCGTTTTTGAAAATGAAATATACAAACATTATCATTATCCCGAAATGTTAGTTCGCTATGATAGTAATTTTTTAGCGTTTAAGAAAATGCCTTCCATTGATGAATTTAAGGCAGCCTTCACCTATTTACGTAATTATCATATGAAGCATGGTCAATCTCATGTGAAATTTACTTTTCCGGAAAATCAAAAGCCACCAGAAGGGTTTCTTGAGTATCTTAACGATAACGATTTTCTCTATGGATATAATGAGTTGTATGAGATTCAACCGGACCAATTTCCCCGTTTAAAGGATAATCCAGATATAAATATAAACCCAGTTACTGCCGAGAACCTTGATGCGTTTTTAACGTTGCAATATACCTTTGATGAAGAATATGGGGAAGAATTCGCTAAACAAAAGGTAGCATTGCACAACAGAAATTTTAAAGATGAACAAATAATGCAGGTCCTTGCTTATTACAGAGGACTTCCAGCTGGTTCAGTAGATATCATTATTTCGGAAGATACGGCGGAAATCGATCAGCTGTCAGTTTTGGATACGATGCAGAGAAAGGGGATCGGCGGGCGATTACAAAAGTTTGTGATGGATCACTTTCCTCAAAAAACGATTATTCTGGTCGCAGATGGAAATGATACGCCTAGGGAAATGTATCAAAAGCAAAACTACCAATATGTAGGATTCAAATACGAGTGTATAAAAGTTTTTGAATAA
- a CDS encoding DUF4021 domain-containing protein codes for MKKQNIGNNVENVNQNETTNSTVNSNIEEQAMNGLYGMLESEEESEQNYTE; via the coding sequence ATGAAAAAGCAGAACATAGGTAACAACGTAGAAAATGTTAATCAAAATGAAACGACTAATAGCACTGTCAACAGTAATATCGAAGAACAAGCAATGAATGGCTTGTATGGTATGCTGGAAAGTGAAGAAGAAAGTGAACAAAATTATACAGAGTAG
- a CDS encoding YcxB family protein, protein MYTITKIGQLKTTIPLFLLMSLLIFILLIYKFIIYQRQMKRKLFETGSQIEINEQQLMITNQTGGKMILPLEKLTKVKESNKWFFLYFQENTFIPISKDAIHSLDLFGQYIKGTKSKKLIWKPMVILFVLITIIGLYFVGNNAVNFNGALAWKINEWKTDTKVKLKNDNFYQTKLTGIIDSVKSKIKLEPYLMTNDLEIKFAKDGTITSIETYIYGYDKNKKLQSGYLVYYDKTKSNKLTVHKQDWNGDGTTKYEQDNDLSIVIKMLNSIPVEDEVKQWNEDNLAVMYKGIRSWGYNTNGIQFIGENGKIRIPSSITAEIIGPTISLYVPGKENMITPKRYVFK, encoded by the coding sequence ATGTATACGATAACAAAAATAGGACAATTAAAAACGACGATTCCATTATTTTTATTAATGAGCTTACTAATTTTTATCCTACTAATCTATAAATTTATTATTTATCAACGCCAAATGAAAAGAAAACTATTTGAAACAGGCAGTCAAATCGAAATAAATGAGCAGCAATTAATGATAACAAACCAAACCGGAGGTAAGATGATTCTTCCGTTGGAAAAGTTAACAAAGGTAAAGGAAAGTAACAAGTGGTTTTTCTTATACTTTCAAGAAAATACGTTTATTCCGATTTCAAAAGATGCCATTCATTCACTAGATCTATTCGGACAGTACATAAAAGGGACAAAATCGAAAAAATTAATTTGGAAACCAATGGTGATTCTCTTTGTATTAATTACAATTATCGGATTGTACTTTGTAGGTAACAATGCCGTTAATTTTAACGGTGCATTAGCATGGAAAATAAACGAATGGAAAACAGATACAAAAGTTAAGTTGAAAAATGATAATTTTTATCAGACAAAACTAACTGGAATTATCGATTCAGTCAAATCAAAAATAAAACTAGAACCGTATTTAATGACCAATGATTTAGAAATTAAATTTGCAAAAGATGGGACCATCACAAGCATTGAAACGTATATTTACGGATACGACAAAAACAAAAAATTACAATCAGGATATTTAGTCTATTATGATAAAACCAAAAGCAATAAACTAACTGTTCACAAACAGGATTGGAATGGGGATGGAACAACCAAATATGAACAAGACAACGATTTATCGATCGTCATCAAAATGCTTAATTCAATTCCGGTTGAAGATGAAGTTAAACAATGGAACGAAGACAATCTTGCAGTAATGTATAAAGGAATAAGAAGTTGGGGGTACAATACAAACGGGATTCAATTTATCGGTGAAAACGGAAAGATAAGAATTCCTTCATCAATTACCGCAGAAATCATTGGTCCAACCATCTCCTTATACGTACCAGGCAAAGAGAACATGATAACGCCAAAGCGATATGTATTTAAATGA
- a CDS encoding alpha/beta-type small acid-soluble spore protein: MARNKLLVPGADNVLDQMKEEIANEFGVQLGADTTARANGSVGGEMTKRLIAYAEQSLQNQQNQ; encoded by the coding sequence ATGGCTAGAAACAAACTTTTGGTTCCTGGTGCAGATAATGTTCTGGATCAAATGAAAGAAGAAATTGCCAATGAGTTTGGAGTTCAACTTGGTGCTGATACGACCGCACGTGCTAACGGTTCAGTCGGTGGCGAAATGACGAAACGTTTAATCGCATACGCCGAGCAATCATTACAAAATCAACAGAACCAATAA
- a CDS encoding autorepressor SdpR family transcription factor, whose product MNEVFKALSDPTRRKILDLLKEEDLTAGEISDHFNMSKPSISQHLKLLKNAGLVQDEKKGQYVFYSLNTTVFQDIINWAFNFYEK is encoded by the coding sequence TTGAACGAGGTCTTTAAAGCATTATCAGATCCAACTCGTCGCAAAATTCTAGATTTATTAAAGGAGGAAGATTTAACAGCCGGCGAAATATCTGACCATTTTAATATGAGTAAACCGAGTATTTCGCAACATTTAAAATTACTTAAAAATGCCGGTTTAGTTCAAGATGAGAAAAAAGGTCAGTACGTATTTTATTCATTAAATACGACAGTATTTCAAGATATTATAAATTGGGCTTTTAATTTTTATGAAAAATAA
- a CDS encoding SdpI family protein, with amino-acid sequence MKKHFFPLLIIALSVIVWLIAFPHLPSQIATHWDFSGNVNGYSTKVGAMLTMVGLLVLLYSMFVFLPKVDPKKENYKYFTKSYGIIINSLLFIFFILNLLIILYSLGYPIPMSSLGSFIIGAIFIVLGNFLQTVRANFFFGIRTPWTLSNDTVWRKTHRFGGKLMFFAGIVMMLSTFIPTGWREAIIIISIIVSVALPIYYSYRVFKQETH; translated from the coding sequence ATGAAAAAGCATTTTTTCCCACTTCTTATCATTGCTCTATCCGTGATTGTTTGGTTGATTGCTTTTCCGCACCTACCATCACAAATAGCCACACATTGGGATTTTAGCGGCAATGTTAATGGATATTCTACAAAAGTAGGCGCCATGTTGACGATGGTAGGCTTGTTAGTATTGCTTTATAGTATGTTTGTTTTTTTGCCTAAAGTAGATCCGAAAAAAGAAAATTACAAGTATTTTACTAAAAGCTATGGAATTATTATCAATTCATTATTGTTTATTTTTTTCATTCTAAACCTTCTAATCATCTTGTATAGTCTTGGTTATCCAATACCGATGTCAAGTCTTGGATCATTTATCATAGGGGCAATTTTTATCGTCTTAGGAAATTTTCTACAAACAGTTAGGGCAAATTTTTTCTTTGGGATTCGCACACCATGGACACTTTCTAATGATACAGTATGGAGAAAAACCCATCGTTTTGGCGGCAAACTCATGTTTTTTGCAGGAATCGTCATGATGCTTTCTACTTTTATTCCTACCGGCTGGAGAGAAGCTATCATTATAATCAGTATTATCGTATCTGTCGCGCTGCCTATTTACTATTCCTATCGTGTGTTTAAACAAGAAACGCATTAA
- a CDS encoding LLM class flavin-dependent oxidoreductase, giving the protein MSTINIPVSVLNLAPIRDGQTTKEAIDSMVDLAQAVEKMGYKRYWIAEHHNSPTLVSSATSILIKHTLEHTESIRVGSGGVMLPNHSPLVVAEQFGTMETIYPNRLDLGLGRAPGTDMLTASALRRSKNDTVYTFPEDIKEILTYFGPEDEQSYVRAYPGVDTNIPLYILGSSTDSAHLAASMGLPYVFASHFAPKQMEAAISIYRKRFQPSKYLDKPYMMVCLNVIAAETDEEAASLSTSMQQVFLNIVRGSKIPLQPPVHNIDELWNPMEKEMIESMSNMTFMGSKDTITKQITDFQDKYNVDEIMAVSYIYDPDKQKRSYELFKEIVEGK; this is encoded by the coding sequence ATGTCTACTATAAATATACCTGTTTCTGTACTAAATCTTGCTCCAATAAGAGATGGTCAGACGACAAAGGAAGCAATTGATTCAATGGTGGATCTTGCACAGGCTGTGGAAAAAATGGGTTACAAGCGATACTGGATTGCAGAACACCATAATAGCCCGACATTAGTTAGTTCGGCAACGTCTATTTTAATCAAACATACACTCGAACATACAGAAAGTATTCGTGTCGGTTCCGGGGGCGTGATGCTTCCGAATCATTCTCCATTAGTCGTTGCTGAACAATTCGGTACAATGGAAACGATCTATCCAAATCGCCTCGATCTTGGACTTGGCCGTGCACCGGGAACAGATATGTTAACAGCAAGTGCGCTAAGAAGATCAAAAAATGATACAGTATATACTTTCCCTGAAGATATAAAGGAGATACTTACCTATTTCGGTCCGGAAGATGAACAAAGTTATGTAAGGGCATATCCTGGGGTGGATACAAATATCCCATTATATATCTTAGGTTCGTCCACAGATTCCGCTCATTTAGCGGCAAGTATGGGGTTACCTTATGTCTTTGCATCTCATTTTGCACCAAAACAAATGGAAGCGGCAATTTCAATTTATCGGAAACGATTCCAGCCTTCAAAGTACTTGGATAAGCCATATATGATGGTTTGTTTAAACGTAATTGCAGCTGAGACAGATGAAGAAGCAGCATCTTTATCTACGTCGATGCAGCAAGTTTTCTTAAATATTGTGAGGGGATCTAAAATTCCTTTGCAACCACCAGTTCATAATATAGATGAACTTTGGAATCCGATGGAAAAAGAAATGATTGAATCGATGTCAAACATGACATTTATGGGAAGCAAAGATACAATTACAAAACAAATAACAGACTTCCAAGACAAATATAATGTTGATGAAATCATGGCCGTATCTTATATTTATGACCCCGATAAACAAAAAAGATCGTATGAACTATTTAAAGAAATAGTTGAAGGTAAATAA